TCCTCCACGGCCGTGATCTCGTAGGGCGTGCTCACGGGGCGACCTCCAGATACGTGCGCAGGATGCCCAGCACCGCCGCGATCCACGGATCGGGCAGCGTGCCCGAGGCCGTGAACAGGTACGGCCGGGCCGGGATGGTGACCGCCCCGGCCCGGAAGGTCACATCCTGCTCGAAGTTAGCTTTGGACTGTTTGGCGAACCGGGATTTCCCCGTCTCCATGTTCACCTTGAAACGCAACACGCCCCGGCGCTCGGGCCGCGACACCTGGCCGCCGAATTGGTGGATAGCCGCGTAAGGCTTGTTGCTGCCGATCTCCAGGCGGCCGTCGCCCGCCTGATAGGTGATGGACCTAAACAACTCGCCGCTCACCCGCAGCATGGGACCGGGCCAGTGCCCGGCCCGCCTACGGCTGCGGATAGTGGCCGGGGCCAGCTTTTTCCAGGCCCGGCCGTCCGGGCTCTGTTCCCGCTGGTATCCCTCTTGAATCTGGGACAGCAGGGCCGTGCCCATGGCGTCCATGATGTCCCGGGTACCACCAGCCTGCCGCCCCAGCTTGTGCAGCAGTTCCTGGACCTGGGCGTCCTCGACGCGGACAGTAAACCCGTCCATGCCTAAAACCCCCTCATGGAGTCGCCGGTAAACGTGCGTCCGGCCCCGTCCAGGAGCACGGTGCCGCCGCCGTCGGCCACGGGGGCGGCCACGCCCGCCGCCTGGAGCACCACCACGCCCCGGGCCAAGTCCTTGAGCTGGGCGACGGCGGCCTTGTAGTCCTCGGCCACCTTCTCGGGCGCGGCGTCGCGGTAGAGCAGATACAGGGCGATGTCGCCCTGCCAGCGGACCACCATGTCCGGGGCGGCCGCAAACGGCACCTGATAGCCCCCGGCCCGGGCGTAGCCGTGGATGACGTTGGCCGCGTCGGCCAGGGCCAGGTCCAGCACGGCGTCCACGACCCCCCCGTGGGAGGGTCATGGATGTCCGTGAGCTGAATGAGCCGGTCCTGGCCGTAGCGGTCGACCATCCCCTGCCGCGTGGCGTACATTTACTGGCCTTCCCCGGCCGGGGTTTCGGCCTTGCCGGGCTTGGCCTTTTTCCCGGATTCGGGCTCGGGGTCCGGCACGTCCAGTTCCTGGACCACGAGCATGGGCTCGGATTTCAGGGCCTCCACCTCTTCCGGGGTGAAGGCGTCAACGGGATGATCCACGGCGTGGTCCGGGTGGGCAAGCCCGGCCCGGCGGAAGCCGGACTTCTTGGCGATGATGCGCAGGATCTTCATGGGGTCGCCTCCTTTAGGCCAGCCACGGCGTGACCAGCAGTTGCGCCGTGTCGCGATAGACGTTGGTCGCGCCGTTGGCGTCGCGCTCGGCCTTGAGCACCTCCAGGGCCGCCTTCTCCAGGCTGGGCGGGGTCACCAACAGCGTGGGCCGGATGCCCAGGGGCTTGCCGTTGTCGCCCTTGAAGCTGCTCATGGCCGTCCTGGCCGCCGCGTAGCTGTCCGCGTCCAGGGTCTGCTTGCTGCCGTAGGCCAGTTGCCACAACCCCAGGCCCACGTTGACCCGGGCGTCCACGCCGTAGCGGAAGAGCTTGCGGGTGAACACGGACTCGTCGTCGGGCCTGTCCATGGCCACGAAGGAATAATCCCGCCGCTTCTGGAAGATGAGCGGCTTGACGGCCCGGGTCATGTCCATGAGGAACCAGGGGGTGCCGGAGCCGCCGCCATGGTTGCTGACGCTGACCTCGGCGCCGCCAGAAAGCACGGGATGGTCGGTGTCGAAGAAGTTCTGGCCGTCGTAGCACAGGGTGGTGAACCCGGCCGCCAGCAGGGCGAACACAAGCTGGTCCGGATGCTGTTTGGCGTCGATGCCGAGCTGGGAAATCATGGGAGCGTAGACGCCCAACGAATCGTCTTCCATGTCGTCCCGGTCCACGCCGACGGTGTTCTCGAAGCTCTTGTTGCGGATGCTGAAGTCGTGAGCCATGAGGTTCTGGATCACGCGGTCGCCGACCCATTCCCGGAATCCGGTGGTCTTCCCCAGCCAGGGATAGACCTCGACGGCCTTGGTGGAGGGCACCACCATGGCGATCTTCTCGAAGTCGCTCGGCGCGCCCGCGAACGCATTCTGAAAAAGGGTCTTGAACCCGGTGTACGCGGCGGCCAGG
Above is a genomic segment from Desulfolutivibrio sulfodismutans DSM 3696 containing:
- a CDS encoding phage virion morphogenesis protein; protein product: MDGFTVRVEDAQVQELLHKLGRQAGGTRDIMDAMGTALLSQIQEGYQREQSPDGRAWKKLAPATIRSRRRAGHWPGPMLRVSGELFRSITYQAGDGRLEIGSNKPYAAIHQFGGQVSRPERRGVLRFKVNMETGKSRFAKQSKANFEQDVTFRAGAVTIPARPYLFTASGTLPDPWIAAVLGILRTYLEVAP
- a CDS encoding phage protein Gp36 family protein, giving the protein MDAVLDLALADAANVIHGYARAGGYQVPFAAAPDMVVRWQGDIALYLLYRDAAPEKVAEDYKAAVAQLKDLARGVVVLQAAGVAAPVADGGGTVLLDGAGRTFTGDSMRGF
- a CDS encoding HI1506-related protein; the encoded protein is MKILRIIAKKSGFRRAGLAHPDHAVDHPVDAFTPEEVEALKSEPMLVVQELDVPDPEPESGKKAKPGKAETPAGEGQ
- a CDS encoding Mu-like prophage major head subunit gpT family protein, whose product is MIINQASLAAAYTGFKTLFQNAFAGAPSDFEKIAMVVPSTKAVEVYPWLGKTTGFREWVGDRVIQNLMAHDFSIRNKSFENTVGVDRDDMEDDSLGVYAPMISQLGIDAKQHPDQLVFALLAAGFTTLCYDGQNFFDTDHPVLSGGAEVSVSNHGGGSGTPWFLMDMTRAVKPLIFQKRRDYSFVAMDRPDDESVFTRKLFRYGVDARVNVGLGLWQLAYGSKQTLDADSYAAARTAMSSFKGDNGKPLGIRPTLLVTPPSLEKAALEVLKAERDANGATNVYRDTAQLLVTPWLA